From Acidimicrobiales bacterium, a single genomic window includes:
- a CDS encoding helix-turn-helix domain-containing protein yields MLRICSTSDDATISQIGRELGITRQGASKIVASLRDRRYVTLRPSATDAREKVVKLTPRATTFLAAQRKAARGIERQLRAEVGSEALESLYLLLEALGGGEQPRLSEYLHDSRYAELLLRQGE; encoded by the coding sequence GTGCTGCGCATCTGCTCCACCTCCGACGACGCGACGATCTCACAGATCGGTCGGGAGCTGGGAATCACGCGACAAGGTGCGAGCAAGATCGTCGCCAGCCTCCGTGATCGCCGGTACGTGACGCTCAGACCTTCGGCGACGGACGCGAGAGAGAAGGTCGTCAAGCTCACCCCGCGGGCCACAACGTTCCTCGCGGCGCAGCGCAAGGCGGCTCGGGGCATCGAGCGCCAGTTGCGCGCCGAGGTCGGATCTGAGGCCCTCGAAAGCCTGTACCTGCTTCTCGAAGCCCTCGGGGGCGGTGAGCAGCCGCGTCTGAGCGAGTACCTGCACGACTCGAGGTACGCCGAGCTCCTCCTGCGTCAGGGGGAGTGA
- a CDS encoding amidohydrolase family protein encodes MTTRLISVDSHVKIAPDAIKEGMPSKYHAAWDDAVATERAQHVRELGGIDPGVLAAGFSHEAFSNPGYHDPGERLKAMDRDGVDAEVLYSEVSAFRHYPLMREGWREASDAFNRVLLEFASADSTRLLPAYQVPLIDIGYAVKQVHALAADGARAVHIPTFPAEVGLPEYHDERYDPVWAAISETGMAISQHLGLVASLWELLRRDPTPQKAIFTSQPALRLAETIGFWILPGVLARFPDLRIVLVEPGLGWVPFYLDTLDSMAAGPYDFPAIDDKPSAYFHRQMYLTFVDDPRGLQHRHDLGVDRIMWSTDFPHPATSWPNSQTIVEKNFEGIPEDERSLVVAGNAASLYGL; translated from the coding sequence ATGACCACACGACTGATCTCGGTTGACTCCCATGTCAAGATCGCCCCGGACGCCATCAAGGAGGGAATGCCCTCCAAGTACCACGCCGCTTGGGATGATGCCGTGGCGACCGAGCGGGCCCAGCACGTTCGCGAGCTCGGTGGCATTGATCCCGGTGTCCTGGCTGCCGGTTTCAGCCACGAGGCCTTCTCGAACCCTGGCTACCATGATCCAGGCGAGCGACTGAAGGCCATGGACCGCGACGGCGTGGACGCCGAGGTCCTGTACAGCGAGGTGAGCGCCTTCCGTCACTACCCTCTCATGCGGGAGGGATGGAGGGAGGCGTCTGACGCATTCAACCGGGTCTTGTTGGAGTTCGCATCGGCGGACTCGACCCGTCTGCTCCCCGCGTACCAGGTGCCTCTCATCGACATCGGCTATGCCGTGAAGCAGGTGCATGCGCTTGCGGCCGACGGAGCTCGAGCCGTCCACATCCCGACGTTCCCTGCCGAGGTTGGGCTACCCGAGTATCACGACGAGCGTTACGACCCGGTGTGGGCGGCCATCTCCGAGACTGGCATGGCAATCAGCCAGCACCTCGGACTCGTTGCGTCGTTGTGGGAGCTGCTTCGCCGCGATCCAACGCCGCAGAAGGCGATCTTCACATCCCAGCCAGCCCTCCGACTCGCCGAGACGATCGGCTTCTGGATTCTTCCGGGCGTCCTCGCTCGGTTCCCGGACCTCAGGATCGTCCTGGTCGAGCCGGGCCTCGGTTGGGTTCCCTTCTATCTCGACACGCTCGATTCAATGGCGGCGGGGCCGTACGACTTCCCGGCGATCGACGACAAGCCGAGCGCATATTTTCACCGCCAGATGTACCTCACGTTCGTGGACGATCCCCGTGGCCTCCAGCATCGGCACGACCTCGGCGTGGACCGGATCATGTGGTCGACGGACTTCCCGCATCCGGCCACGTCGTGGCCGAACTCGCAGACCATCGTGGAGAAGAACTTCGAGGGCATCCCTGAGGACGAGCGGAGCCTCGTGGTCGCTGGCAACGCAGCATCTCTGTACGGACTCTGA
- a CDS encoding MFS transporter, with the protein MSSTVSTAGQGGSPELELSRRRLWLIIGALLIGLLLAALDQTIVATALPTIAGDLHGLSHLSFVVTAYLLASTVSTPIWGKLGDLYGRKIFFQAAIVIFLVGSILAGLAQSLDVLIGFRAIQGLGAGGLIVGAQASVGDIVSPRERGRYQGLFGAVFGVSSVLGPLLGGFFVDNLSYHWIFYINVPIGIVALVVTAIALPAAGQRVHHVIDYAGAALLALGATSLVLLTSLGGTSFAWGSAPIVILGVAGLALLVVFARVERGAAEAIIPPRMFANRTFVVTGALGFAVGFAMFGAITYLPLYQQVVKGVSPTLSGVHLLPLVGGLLLTSIGSGQAISRWGRYKVFPIVGTALMALGLFLLSQLTPTTGTLQASLAMLVLGLGIGSVIQVLVIAIQNSVDYQDLGTATSGVTFFRSIGGSFGVAVFGAIFANVLVGNLTRFLGHVSLPAGLSGTGGVSPAQLAQLPSAVRTGFIDAYAASLRPVFLVAVPIAGVAFLLAWLLPELTLRTTTRAPDPADTLAPTAIPHTRGSQDELARALSVLTARENRAQIYRTLAERADVNLEPPAVWLLFRMGRHQGMGLADLADHLRLPGPAVNREALALAGAGLIRFDGDRPRSGTSRPVASGDSSSTEQEPDRYALTADGDAALSRLMTARHQGLERLLAGWSPEQHAEVGRMVARLAADLLSDEAPHQVMDEHRSDLAGGRPGQT; encoded by the coding sequence ATGTCGAGCACGGTCTCGACAGCCGGACAGGGGGGCAGCCCTGAGCTCGAGCTGAGCAGGCGCCGGCTGTGGCTGATCATCGGTGCCCTGCTCATAGGGCTGTTGCTGGCCGCCCTCGACCAGACCATCGTGGCGACGGCCCTGCCGACCATCGCCGGCGATCTCCACGGGCTGTCCCACCTGTCCTTCGTGGTGACGGCCTACCTCCTGGCCTCCACCGTGTCGACCCCGATCTGGGGCAAGCTCGGCGACCTCTACGGCCGCAAGATCTTCTTCCAGGCCGCGATCGTCATCTTCCTCGTCGGCTCCATCCTGGCCGGCCTCGCCCAGAGCCTGGACGTGCTCATCGGCTTCCGGGCCATCCAGGGTCTGGGCGCGGGTGGCCTCATCGTCGGTGCCCAGGCCAGCGTCGGCGACATCGTGTCGCCTCGGGAGCGGGGCCGCTACCAGGGGCTCTTCGGAGCCGTCTTCGGCGTGTCCAGCGTGCTCGGCCCGCTGCTGGGGGGCTTCTTCGTCGACAACCTGTCCTACCACTGGATCTTCTACATCAACGTGCCCATCGGCATCGTGGCCTTGGTGGTGACGGCCATCGCTCTGCCGGCCGCCGGCCAACGGGTCCATCACGTCATCGACTACGCCGGTGCCGCCCTCCTGGCCCTCGGGGCCACCTCACTGGTGCTGCTCACCAGCCTTGGCGGCACCAGCTTTGCGTGGGGGTCGGCCCCCATCGTGATCTTGGGCGTGGCTGGGTTGGCGCTGCTGGTGGTCTTCGCTCGGGTCGAGCGAGGGGCGGCGGAGGCGATCATCCCGCCCCGGATGTTCGCCAACCGGACATTCGTCGTCACCGGCGCCCTGGGCTTCGCCGTGGGTTTTGCCATGTTCGGGGCCATCACCTATCTGCCCCTCTACCAGCAGGTGGTGAAGGGGGTGAGCCCCACGCTCTCCGGGGTGCACCTGCTGCCGCTCGTGGGCGGGCTCCTCCTCACGTCGATCGGCAGCGGCCAGGCCATCAGCCGCTGGGGCCGCTACAAGGTCTTCCCGATCGTGGGCACCGCGCTGATGGCGCTCGGGCTCTTTCTGCTGTCCCAGCTGACCCCGACCACCGGGACGCTCCAAGCCAGCCTGGCCATGCTGGTCCTCGGCCTCGGCATCGGTTCGGTCATCCAGGTGCTGGTCATCGCCATCCAGAACTCGGTGGATTACCAGGACCTGGGCACGGCAACCTCGGGCGTCACCTTCTTTCGCTCCATTGGAGGGTCCTTCGGGGTGGCTGTGTTCGGCGCCATCTTCGCCAACGTGCTGGTCGGCAACCTCACCCGCTTTCTCGGCCACGTGTCCCTTCCGGCCGGGCTGTCGGGGACGGGCGGGGTAAGCCCGGCCCAGCTGGCCCAGCTGCCTTCCGCCGTGCGCACCGGCTTCATCGACGCCTACGCCGCCTCGCTGCGGCCGGTGTTCCTGGTCGCCGTGCCTATCGCCGGGGTGGCGTTCCTGCTCGCCTGGCTCCTGCCCGAGCTCACCCTGCGCACCACCACCCGCGCTCCCGATCCCGCCGACACCCTGGCTCCCACCGCGATCCCTCACACCCGTGGCTCACAAGACGAGCTCGCCCGGGCCCTCAGCGTGCTCACCGCTCGGGAGAACCGGGCCCAGATCTACCGCACCCTGGCTGAACGTGCGGATGTGAACCTGGAGCCGCCCGCCGTCTGGCTGCTGTTCAGGATGGGGCGGCACCAGGGCATGGGCCTGGCCGACCTGGCTGATCACCTGCGCCTGCCGGGACCTGCGGTCAATCGAGAGGCACTGGCGCTGGCCGGAGCGGGCTTGATCCGGTTCGACGGAGACCGGCCGCGTTCGGGTACCAGCCGCCCGGTAGCCTCCGGCGACTCGTCGTCGACCGAGCAGGAGCCAGACCGGTACGCCCTCACCGCAGACGGCGATGCAG
- a CDS encoding CoA transferase, with product MSGVFDGLRVLDLSWGIAGPMTTMILADNGAQVTRIEPPGGDPFASQAGYRVWHRGKRSARLDLGSADGRGAFMSLASRADLVVESFSPGTAARLGVDRPTLAKDNPRLITCSITGYGHDNEHSDRPGYDGLVAARTGLLYDQRGRRGTPMEYIRGSYGPYPEFDTPEGLVRGAGRTGPIFPRTPWPSIGAMYFATLGVAAALRAREVSGEGQAVETSLLQGALAAVCLNWQRVEHPDAPLYWMWPADSRSIEGLYECADGRWVHHWTVRPSWVLGSAEGDELKPMTLDTAYRDDPDRLSMDAEGLLTGLFLHPQLAEAFKKHRSASWVQAGAEAQMGVAMVRSPAEALADEAFRADGCVVEIEDPEVGRIRHVGNVLELSDTAGPVTGPAPRSGEQTAEVLDEAATASPGAPPRGPSGRSLAHPLQGVRVLDLGLGVAGPFAGRVLADLGADVIKVHALHDGFWAGTHMGLGTNRGKRSIAVNLKDERGRAVLDRFLARADVFTTNWRPGAAARLRLDYDTLRVRFPDLVYCNTRGYEKGPRSDLPGTDQSASALTGVEWEDGACDAGNPPLWPRSNMGDTGNALLAAIAITAALYHREKTGGGQEVSTSIVNAGLLHTSYAWIHEDGEPADWGHVDGQQHGLSPFYRLYQCADDGWVFLAAVRREDREKLATAIGAPESVVHDPSSIARLLETRLRERPAKAWFATLDEAGIPVELVDETFCRNLFDDPKARAAGLVAETRAGNVGRFEDPGLLVNLSSTSGVVQRGPCMCGEHTRELLLDHGYSGAEVDALAANGVILDAPVEAR from the coding sequence GTGAGCGGGGTATTCGACGGGCTGCGGGTGCTCGATCTCTCCTGGGGGATCGCCGGGCCGATGACGACGATGATCCTCGCCGACAACGGCGCCCAGGTGACCCGGATCGAGCCGCCGGGGGGAGACCCATTCGCATCCCAGGCGGGGTACCGCGTATGGCACCGCGGGAAGCGAAGCGCCCGTCTGGACCTCGGCTCCGCCGACGGGCGCGGCGCGTTCATGTCGCTGGCTTCCCGAGCCGACCTCGTCGTCGAGAGCTTCTCTCCGGGAACGGCGGCGAGACTCGGAGTCGATCGGCCAACCTTGGCGAAGGACAACCCCAGGTTGATCACCTGCTCGATCACGGGGTACGGGCACGACAACGAGCACAGCGACCGCCCCGGGTATGACGGGCTGGTGGCCGCCCGCACGGGCCTGCTCTACGACCAGCGGGGCCGCAGGGGGACCCCCATGGAGTACATCCGAGGCTCCTACGGACCGTATCCGGAGTTCGACACCCCGGAGGGTCTAGTGCGGGGGGCGGGTCGGACCGGTCCCATCTTCCCGCGGACGCCGTGGCCGAGCATTGGGGCGATGTACTTCGCAACGCTCGGTGTGGCGGCCGCGCTGCGAGCTCGGGAGGTGTCCGGCGAGGGCCAAGCGGTCGAGACATCGCTGTTGCAGGGAGCCTTGGCGGCAGTGTGCCTCAATTGGCAGCGCGTCGAACATCCAGACGCTCCCTTGTACTGGATGTGGCCGGCGGACTCCCGGTCGATCGAGGGCCTCTACGAGTGCGCGGACGGTCGATGGGTTCACCACTGGACGGTCCGCCCGAGCTGGGTGCTGGGGTCCGCCGAGGGTGACGAGTTGAAGCCCATGACCCTTGACACCGCGTATCGGGACGACCCTGACCGCCTGTCGATGGACGCGGAGGGCCTCCTGACGGGCCTGTTCCTTCATCCCCAGCTCGCCGAGGCGTTCAAGAAACATCGGTCGGCGTCATGGGTGCAGGCAGGAGCTGAGGCCCAGATGGGCGTGGCCATGGTGCGCTCGCCTGCGGAAGCTCTGGCCGACGAGGCGTTTCGCGCTGATGGCTGCGTCGTCGAGATCGAGGATCCAGAGGTCGGGCGGATTCGCCACGTGGGAAACGTGCTCGAGCTGAGCGATACGGCTGGCCCGGTGACCGGGCCAGCACCCCGATCTGGTGAGCAGACGGCGGAGGTGCTGGACGAGGCGGCCACAGCATCGCCGGGCGCCCCGCCGCGGGGGCCGAGCGGGCGTTCGCTGGCGCATCCCTTGCAGGGCGTGCGCGTCCTCGACCTGGGGCTTGGCGTCGCCGGTCCGTTCGCGGGCAGGGTGCTCGCCGACCTGGGCGCAGACGTCATCAAGGTGCACGCGCTGCACGACGGGTTCTGGGCCGGCACGCACATGGGTCTCGGTACCAACCGGGGCAAGCGGAGCATCGCCGTGAACCTCAAGGACGAGCGCGGCCGCGCTGTCCTCGACAGGTTTCTCGCACGCGCTGATGTGTTCACGACGAACTGGCGTCCGGGTGCGGCGGCTCGCCTCCGGCTGGACTACGACACGCTGCGGGTCCGGTTTCCGGACCTGGTCTACTGCAACACCCGCGGCTACGAGAAGGGGCCGCGGTCGGACCTTCCCGGCACCGATCAGAGCGCATCCGCGCTCACCGGCGTCGAGTGGGAAGACGGAGCCTGCGATGCCGGTAACCCACCGCTCTGGCCCCGGTCGAACATGGGCGATACGGGCAACGCGCTGCTGGCGGCTATTGCCATCACGGCTGCCCTGTACCACCGCGAGAAGACCGGGGGAGGTCAGGAGGTGAGCACCTCGATCGTGAACGCGGGGCTCCTCCATACATCGTACGCGTGGATACACGAAGACGGGGAGCCCGCCGACTGGGGCCACGTCGATGGTCAGCAGCACGGTCTGTCTCCCTTCTACCGGCTGTATCAGTGCGCCGACGATGGTTGGGTCTTCCTGGCTGCCGTGCGGCGAGAGGATCGGGAAAAGTTGGCTACGGCGATTGGAGCACCCGAGTCTGTCGTCCATGATCCCTCGTCGATCGCTCGTCTTCTCGAGACCCGTCTCCGCGAGCGACCGGCGAAGGCGTGGTTCGCCACGCTGGATGAGGCGGGCATCCCGGTGGAGCTCGTGGACGAGACTTTCTGTCGAAACCTTTTCGACGACCCCAAGGCGCGCGCCGCAGGATTGGTGGCCGAGACCCGGGCTGGCAATGTCGGGCGCTTCGAAGATCCCGGTCTGCTGGTCAACCTGTCCAGCACCTCCGGCGTGGTCCAGCGCGGCCCGTGCATGTGCGGCGAGCACACCCGGGAGCTCCTGCTGGACCACGGCTACAGCGGGGCCGAGGTGGACGCCCTGGCGGCAAACGGCGTCATCCTCGACGCTCCCGTCGAGGCGAGGTGA
- a CDS encoding oxidoreductase — protein sequence MDLHLSGKVAVVTGASKGIGLAITQGLADEGVIVAAGARGPSDELSQLAARAPVHPVLADLATAEGPARLVREAVDNFGGVDVLVNNVGAVRPHLDGFLSFSEDDWERSLTINFLAAVRTTRAALPHLLERGQATIVTICSVNAVLPDPTIIDYCASKAALMNFSKALSKEVGPRGVRVNTISPGPVSTALWLSDDGVAATIARATGGQAEAVAEQAATQSVTGRFTTPQEVADLVLVLASDRAGNVTGADFLIDGGLITTL from the coding sequence ATGGATCTTCATCTGTCCGGCAAGGTCGCCGTTGTCACCGGCGCGAGCAAAGGGATCGGCCTGGCGATCACCCAGGGGCTCGCCGACGAGGGTGTGATCGTCGCCGCCGGGGCCCGAGGCCCGAGCGATGAGCTGTCGCAGCTCGCTGCCAGGGCGCCCGTTCATCCTGTGCTGGCCGACCTGGCTACGGCGGAGGGCCCAGCGCGTCTTGTCCGGGAGGCGGTCGACAACTTTGGCGGAGTCGACGTACTGGTCAACAACGTCGGAGCTGTCCGCCCTCACCTCGACGGATTTCTCTCGTTCAGCGAGGACGACTGGGAGCGGTCCCTCACCATCAACTTCCTGGCCGCGGTGCGCACCACCCGCGCCGCCCTGCCCCATCTGCTCGAGCGAGGACAGGCGACGATCGTCACGATCTGCTCGGTGAACGCCGTCCTGCCCGACCCGACGATCATCGACTACTGCGCGTCAAAGGCTGCACTGATGAACTTCTCCAAGGCACTGTCCAAGGAGGTCGGCCCGCGAGGCGTCCGGGTCAACACGATCAGCCCGGGACCGGTCTCCACCGCCCTCTGGCTGAGCGACGACGGCGTCGCAGCGACCATCGCCCGGGCGACGGGCGGTCAGGCTGAGGCGGTTGCCGAGCAGGCCGCAACTCAGTCCGTGACCGGCAGGTTCACCACTCCACAGGAGGTCGCCGATCTGGTGCTCGTCCTGGCCAGCGACCGGGCAGGGAACGTCACCGGCGCTGACTTCCTCATCGACGGCGGCCTCATCACCACCCTGTGA